One region of Cellvibrio zantedeschiae genomic DNA includes:
- a CDS encoding uroporphyrinogen-III synthase — protein sequence MDDLTGLHIVVTRPQAQAKPWAERLRAQGAKTSLISLLEIVPVSEEPQVRAIKNRILDFDLYSKAIFVSQNAVEHGFEWLENYWPQLPYGVDFFAVGETTARQLQERGVRVTDLAQSQTGAMTSETLLQSPALQSVTGERILVFRGLGGRPHIGEVLRERGAQVDYCELYQRILPAESGRAFAQLLTQTIPNLVVVLHSGEALENLQKIVRQMTVTATQVMLNMHLLVPSQRILELAKAAGFPRVYAAQNATEASMLQGLLDLKREYSLSENTQG from the coding sequence ATGGATGATCTAACTGGATTGCATATAGTCGTCACTCGCCCCCAGGCACAAGCCAAGCCATGGGCGGAGCGTTTGCGCGCGCAGGGAGCTAAGACCAGCTTAATTTCCTTGCTGGAAATTGTTCCTGTAAGCGAGGAGCCACAAGTTCGCGCGATTAAAAATCGCATCCTGGATTTTGATCTCTACAGCAAAGCCATTTTTGTAAGCCAAAATGCGGTAGAACATGGTTTTGAATGGCTTGAAAATTACTGGCCACAATTGCCTTACGGGGTGGACTTTTTTGCGGTGGGTGAAACTACCGCAAGGCAACTGCAAGAGCGCGGTGTCAGGGTAACGGATTTGGCGCAATCGCAAACCGGCGCTATGACCAGCGAAACCCTTTTGCAATCGCCCGCGTTGCAGTCGGTAACCGGTGAGAGAATTCTGGTTTTTCGCGGTTTGGGCGGTCGTCCACATATTGGTGAAGTCCTGCGTGAACGCGGTGCGCAAGTGGATTATTGTGAGCTCTACCAGCGTATATTACCGGCTGAATCCGGGCGCGCCTTTGCGCAACTCTTGACGCAAACAATTCCCAATTTAGTGGTAGTTTTGCACAGCGGCGAAGCCTTGGAAAATTTGCAAAAGATCGTACGCCAGATGACCGTCACGGCCACTCAGGTCATGCTAAACATGCATTTGCTGGTGCCGAGCCAACGTATTCTGGAACTGGCGAAAGCGGCGGGATTTCCCCGGGTATATGCCGCTCAAAATGCAACTGAAGCCAGTATGTTGCAGGGACTTTTGGATTTAAAACGAGAGTACTCATTGAGTGAAAACACACAGGGTTAA
- a CDS encoding YifB family Mg chelatase-like AAA ATPase: MSLAIVYTRAKLGVNAPFVTVEVHLSAGLPSLSIVGLPEAAVKESKDRVRSAILNSHLEFPARRITVNLAPADLPKEGGRFDLAIALGILAASGQIPTAALKKYEFLGELALSGELRSVSGALPAALACAEHQRELIIANQSASEAALSTSSRVFGAKSLLQVCAHLHDREHLFQASAPEALDLEHLTDMQDVKGQAQAKRALEIAASGGHNLLFFGPPGTGKTMLASRLPAILPRLSEQEMLEVAAVYSVASQSPHQSWRTRPFRSPHHTASAIALVGGGSNPKPGEISLAHCGVLFLDELPEFHRQVLEVLREPLESGEVRISRAKTQATFPARFQLIAAMNPCPCGYFGNNDDRCRCTLDQVRRYRDRISGPMLDRIDMHVPVRALRQGELHSKSDGESSTHIRERVEQTRVRQLERQGKANNLLSAPELEKYCELKDCDKALLEHAIHKMGLSTRAYHRVLKVARTLADMQNKSQPDTENISEALSYRTLDRQ; the protein is encoded by the coding sequence ATGTCACTCGCCATTGTTTACACCCGCGCAAAACTTGGGGTCAACGCCCCGTTCGTTACTGTTGAAGTTCATCTCTCTGCAGGTTTACCCAGCCTCTCAATTGTCGGCCTCCCGGAAGCAGCCGTTAAAGAGAGTAAGGATCGGGTCCGCAGCGCCATTCTGAATAGCCATTTAGAATTTCCCGCACGACGAATCACCGTAAATCTGGCTCCCGCAGATCTACCAAAAGAAGGTGGGCGTTTTGATCTGGCCATAGCTTTAGGAATTCTCGCAGCCTCCGGTCAAATTCCCACCGCAGCACTCAAGAAATACGAATTTTTGGGAGAGCTAGCGCTTTCGGGAGAACTTCGTTCGGTCAGTGGTGCCTTGCCAGCTGCACTCGCCTGCGCCGAGCATCAACGCGAACTGATTATCGCTAACCAAAGCGCTAGCGAAGCTGCCCTAAGTACCAGTTCAAGGGTTTTCGGAGCCAAAAGCTTGCTGCAAGTCTGTGCCCATTTGCATGATCGGGAGCATCTATTTCAGGCCAGTGCCCCCGAAGCACTCGATTTGGAACACCTTACCGACATGCAGGATGTTAAGGGTCAGGCGCAAGCCAAGCGTGCATTGGAAATAGCCGCCAGCGGCGGCCATAATTTATTGTTCTTCGGCCCTCCGGGCACAGGTAAAACCATGCTCGCCAGCCGCTTGCCCGCTATTTTGCCGCGCCTGAGTGAGCAGGAAATGCTGGAGGTTGCTGCGGTCTATTCAGTAGCATCGCAAAGCCCGCATCAATCCTGGCGCACCCGTCCTTTTAGATCGCCCCATCACACAGCTTCTGCAATTGCACTTGTCGGCGGAGGAAGCAATCCCAAACCGGGGGAAATTTCGCTCGCCCATTGTGGTGTGTTATTTTTGGATGAATTGCCGGAATTTCATCGTCAGGTTTTGGAAGTTTTGCGCGAGCCTTTAGAGAGCGGCGAAGTGCGAATATCGCGTGCAAAAACCCAAGCTACTTTTCCGGCAAGATTTCAATTGATCGCGGCAATGAATCCGTGCCCCTGCGGATATTTTGGCAACAATGATGATCGCTGCCGCTGCACACTTGATCAAGTCCGTCGCTATCGTGATCGCATTTCCGGGCCAATGTTGGATCGCATCGATATGCATGTCCCAGTTCGTGCGTTACGCCAAGGCGAATTGCATAGCAAAAGCGATGGCGAAAGTAGCACGCATATTCGCGAACGTGTTGAACAAACACGCGTACGCCAACTCGAACGGCAAGGCAAAGCCAACAATTTATTAAGCGCGCCAGAGCTGGAAAAATATTGTGAACTAAAAGACTGCGACAAAGCTTTACTAGAGCACGCCATTCATAAGATGGGACTCTCGACTCGCGCCTACCATCGCGTACTAAAAGTCGCACGCACTTTGGCAGACATGCAAAACAAATCGCAACCCGACACTGAAAATATCAGCGAGGCATTGAGTTATCGCACACTTGATCGACAGTAA
- a CDS encoding putative bifunctional diguanylate cyclase/phosphodiesterase codes for MEKTIKILFIDREHGEYLLIADILSQVRNVNYELVWCDQLETAAPKILSNEFDVVLLDFYWGDLSARDLLNSVKVQANKTPIVIMTDEMEIEVDRDVIRTGASDYLIKGQIDHQLLERTLRYAIERKQTEIYLARLAHYDQLTDIPNRILFRDRLEHVLHLANRDKTSFALLFIDLNGFKQVNDNFGHDAGDAIIRICAERLSACMRRSDSVARMGGDEFTLLLSHIENHTDVAHIAEKIIALLSEPAEINGYEVVVGCSIGIAIYPQAGRDADSLLKNADMAMYKAKQEEGSSFCFFTDAMNKNVRRQLRMESNLRKALKKNQFFLQYQPRVDVETQKIVAVESLLRWDNPDVGVLNAGDFIAAAEDTGLITAIGYWAIRQACNDLKVIHARFGNTITMSINISMRQFKDERLVQEIASIFEDYDVQAGDVEFELTESSFMENIDLVSLCMRPLAFFGINFALDNFGTGSSSFLHLQRLPISSVKLASRLMSELQRSASDRRLVAAMINLAHNLGKIVVAEGVETLEQKRWLHESGCNQMQGFYFAPPQSLEDLCNTLQQYESGITVDQVCDNSMPR; via the coding sequence ATGGAAAAAACCATAAAAATTTTATTTATTGACCGAGAGCACGGCGAGTATTTGTTAATTGCTGACATTTTGTCACAAGTGCGTAACGTCAACTACGAACTGGTTTGGTGTGATCAGCTGGAGACGGCTGCCCCTAAAATTTTATCCAATGAGTTTGATGTTGTTCTGCTCGACTTCTATTGGGGCGATTTGAGTGCTCGCGATCTGCTCAATAGTGTGAAAGTCCAAGCCAATAAAACCCCCATCGTTATTATGACCGACGAGATGGAAATTGAAGTCGACCGGGATGTAATTCGCACCGGCGCTTCCGACTATCTTATTAAAGGCCAGATTGATCATCAATTGCTAGAGCGCACTCTGCGCTACGCCATCGAACGTAAACAAACTGAAATATATCTTGCTCGCCTTGCGCATTACGATCAGCTCACTGATATTCCCAATCGAATTTTATTTCGTGACCGCTTGGAACATGTCCTTCATTTAGCTAACCGCGATAAAACATCGTTTGCTTTGTTGTTTATCGATCTCAACGGTTTTAAACAAGTGAATGATAACTTTGGTCACGATGCAGGCGACGCAATTATTCGCATCTGTGCAGAACGCTTGAGCGCCTGTATGCGTCGCAGTGATTCGGTAGCACGCATGGGCGGTGATGAATTTACCCTGTTGTTATCGCACATTGAAAACCATACGGATGTTGCGCACATTGCTGAAAAAATTATCGCACTCTTATCAGAGCCAGCAGAAATTAATGGCTATGAAGTTGTGGTGGGTTGCAGTATTGGTATTGCGATTTATCCGCAAGCCGGGCGCGATGCAGATAGTTTGCTGAAAAATGCCGACATGGCGATGTATAAAGCAAAGCAGGAAGAAGGTAGTAGCTTTTGTTTCTTTACCGACGCCATGAATAAAAATGTGCGTCGACAATTGCGGATGGAATCCAATCTGCGTAAGGCGCTGAAAAAAAATCAATTCTTTTTGCAATATCAACCGCGAGTTGATGTGGAAACGCAGAAAATTGTTGCCGTTGAATCACTCTTGCGTTGGGATAATCCTGATGTGGGTGTTTTAAATGCGGGTGATTTTATAGCGGCAGCGGAAGACACCGGATTAATTACGGCAATAGGTTATTGGGCTATTCGCCAGGCCTGTAATGATTTAAAAGTTATCCACGCGCGCTTCGGTAATACTATTACCATGTCAATCAATATTTCCATGCGTCAATTTAAAGATGAGCGTTTGGTACAGGAAATAGCGAGTATTTTTGAAGATTATGACGTTCAGGCGGGCGATGTCGAATTCGAGCTAACTGAATCTTCCTTTATGGAAAATATTGATTTAGTAAGTCTATGTATGCGGCCGCTCGCATTTTTTGGAATTAATTTCGCGCTGGATAATTTCGGCACTGGCAGCTCATCATTTTTACATTTGCAGCGCCTGCCTATTAGTTCGGTGAAATTGGCTTCGCGATTAATGTCGGAATTACAGCGCAGCGCGAGTGATCGTCGCTTGGTAGCCGCCATGATTAATCTTGCGCATAACCTGGGTAAAATTGTAGTGGCTGAGGGTGTTGAAACCCTCGAACAAAAACGCTGGCTGCATGAATCTGGCTGCAACCAAATGCAAGGTTTTTATTTTGCGCCACCACAATCGCTTGAAGATTTATGTAATACCTTGCAGCAATATGAATCAGGCATTACTGTCGATCAAGTGTGCGATAACTCAATGCCTCGCTGA
- the hemC gene encoding hydroxymethylbilane synthase, which yields MSASPSASRARLRIATRKSLLALWQAEYVKAELLKYHPDLEIELVPLTSRGDKILDVPLAKVGGKGLFVKELEQALLEDQADIAVHSMKDVPMEFPEGLGLSVICPREDARDAFVSNDYNNFDELPAGSVVGTSSLRRQCQLLAARPDLTVKFLRGNVQTRLQKLDNGEYDAIILAAAGLIRLELSERIRSYISVDFSLPAGGQGAVGIECRIDDDATQELLSPLHHELTAQQVIAERAMNRRLKGGCQVPIACYAVHTDDGLWLRGLVGSPDGERMLRDEIRGHVNDGEAMGIALADRLLAAGADKILAEVYATGADD from the coding sequence ATGTCCGCCTCTCCATCCGCCTCGCGCGCCCGTCTGCGTATCGCAACGCGTAAAAGCTTGCTTGCCTTGTGGCAAGCCGAATATGTAAAAGCAGAACTTCTTAAATATCACCCCGATTTAGAGATTGAACTGGTGCCCTTGACCAGCCGCGGTGACAAGATTCTCGACGTTCCATTGGCCAAAGTGGGTGGCAAAGGTTTGTTTGTGAAGGAGTTAGAGCAGGCGCTTCTGGAAGACCAGGCCGACATCGCCGTGCATTCGATGAAAGACGTACCCATGGAGTTTCCTGAGGGTTTAGGCCTGTCGGTTATTTGCCCGCGTGAAGATGCGCGCGATGCATTTGTCTCTAACGATTACAATAATTTTGATGAGCTGCCGGCGGGCAGCGTGGTGGGCACATCGAGTTTGCGTCGCCAATGCCAGCTGCTGGCCGCTCGCCCGGATTTAACGGTCAAGTTTTTGCGCGGCAACGTTCAAACCCGCTTACAAAAACTCGACAATGGTGAATATGATGCAATTATCCTCGCCGCTGCAGGCCTGATTCGCCTTGAACTGAGCGAGCGCATTCGCTCCTACATAAGTGTAGATTTTTCGCTGCCTGCGGGCGGCCAGGGGGCGGTAGGTATTGAATGCCGTATAGATGATGATGCCACGCAGGAATTGTTGTCACCCTTACATCACGAACTCACTGCGCAACAGGTTATTGCAGAGCGTGCAATGAACCGCCGCTTGAAAGGTGGCTGCCAAGTGCCCATTGCTTGCTACGCAGTGCATACCGATGATGGTCTATGGTTGCGTGGTCTGGTGGGGTCGCCGGATGGTGAGCGCATGCTACGCGATGAAATTCGCGGCCATGTTAATGACGGCGAAGCTATGGGCATAGCCCTGGCTGATCGGCTTCTGGCTGCGGGAGCCGATAAAATCCTTGCCGAAGTCTATGCGACAGGCGCAGATGACTAA
- a CDS encoding accessory factor UbiK family protein — protein MISQLAQRLSQELQDAIPFISGLIPKKELQIGLQAALSKLNLVTREEFDAQTAVLQRTRQKLEALELRCAEIEQKLNQPE, from the coding sequence ATGATTAGTCAATTAGCCCAACGCCTGAGCCAAGAGCTACAAGATGCCATCCCTTTTATCAGCGGACTCATCCCTAAAAAGGAATTACAAATAGGTTTGCAAGCGGCGCTATCAAAACTGAATCTGGTCACGCGCGAAGAATTCGATGCGCAAACGGCTGTCCTTCAACGCACCCGCCAAAAGCTGGAAGCACTGGAACTGCGCTGCGCCGAAATAGAGCAAAAACTCAATCAACCGGAATAG
- a CDS encoding P-II family nitrogen regulator gives MKLITAVVKPFKLDDVRTALSEVGVTGMTVTEVKGFGRQKGHTELYRGAEYVVDFLPKVKLELAVDDSMVEQAVEAISKAAHTGKIGDGKIFIAPLEEIIRIRTGETGPEAI, from the coding sequence ATGAAACTAATTACTGCTGTTGTTAAACCTTTCAAATTAGATGACGTGCGCACTGCACTTTCTGAAGTGGGTGTGACCGGTATGACGGTAACTGAGGTAAAGGGCTTCGGACGTCAAAAAGGCCATACTGAATTGTATCGTGGCGCTGAATATGTTGTTGATTTTCTACCAAAAGTAAAACTTGAGTTGGCTGTAGATGACTCAATGGTTGAGCAAGCGGTAGAGGCTATTAGTAAAGCTGCACACACCGGTAAAATTGGCGACGGGAAAATTTTTATCGCGCCACTGGAAGAAATTATCCGTATTCGTACGGGCGAAACGGGTCCAGAAGCGATTTAA
- a CDS encoding sodium:solute symporter family protein translates to MLLGLVFLYLLVTIAIGLWAAKRVKNTTDFAIAGRHLPLIMVITTTFATWFGSETVLGIPARFVESGLNGIVEDPFGAGTCLILVGLFFAAKLYKMTLLTISDYYRERYGRKVEVVCSITIILSYLGWVSAQVTALGLVFNLLSAGAISVPVGMMIGTASILAYTLFGGMWSVAVTDFVQMIILVVGLSIIAFVAADLAGGAGKVIELAQSKDLFRFLPEPSFSEVMFFVAAAITMMFGSIPQQDVFQRVMSAKDQKAATRGPVIGGISYILFAFVPMFLVTSALIIMPEKAQQLISEDPQKVIPTLVLEHMPFIMQVIFFGALLSALKSTASATLLAPSVTFVENIWRQFFPRVSDKQELRTMRIAVLLFSIAVCTYAIALEGTSIYDMVSSAYQVTLVGAFIPLVFGLYWKRATTQGAIFSITLGLVVWIFFLITPYGEEIPGQLAGLIAAVIGMLAGSLMKQIIANTHGVHHKLAGGA, encoded by the coding sequence ATGCTACTAGGCTTGGTTTTTCTTTATCTGCTAGTCACTATCGCCATAGGTTTGTGGGCGGCAAAGCGTGTGAAAAATACCACGGACTTTGCAATCGCCGGTCGTCATTTACCCTTAATCATGGTGATCACTACCACCTTCGCAACCTGGTTTGGTTCTGAAACAGTATTAGGTATTCCAGCACGTTTTGTAGAGTCCGGTTTAAACGGAATCGTTGAAGATCCGTTTGGTGCAGGAACCTGTTTAATTCTGGTGGGATTATTTTTTGCGGCCAAGCTGTACAAAATGACCTTACTAACGATTAGCGATTATTACCGCGAACGTTATGGTCGCAAAGTAGAAGTTGTTTGTTCAATAACAATTATTCTTAGCTATCTTGGTTGGGTGTCTGCACAAGTGACCGCGTTGGGGCTGGTGTTTAATTTGTTATCTGCAGGTGCCATTAGTGTTCCAGTTGGCATGATGATAGGTACAGCTTCCATTCTCGCCTACACACTTTTTGGTGGTATGTGGTCGGTGGCAGTAACTGATTTTGTACAAATGATTATTCTGGTTGTGGGTTTATCGATTATTGCATTTGTGGCTGCAGATTTAGCGGGCGGTGCTGGTAAAGTTATTGAGCTTGCACAAAGCAAGGATTTGTTCCGTTTTTTACCCGAGCCTAGTTTTAGCGAAGTTATGTTTTTTGTCGCCGCTGCTATTACGATGATGTTTGGTTCAATTCCGCAACAGGATGTGTTCCAGCGTGTGATGTCTGCAAAAGATCAAAAAGCTGCAACGCGCGGCCCGGTAATTGGTGGTATCAGTTATATTTTGTTTGCGTTTGTACCCATGTTCCTGGTGACTAGCGCTTTAATTATTATGCCGGAAAAAGCACAGCAACTAATTTCAGAAGATCCGCAAAAAGTTATTCCAACCTTAGTTCTGGAACATATGCCGTTTATCATGCAGGTGATTTTTTTCGGCGCACTTTTGTCAGCCCTTAAATCAACAGCATCTGCAACTTTGCTTGCGCCTTCTGTTACGTTTGTTGAAAATATTTGGAGACAATTCTTTCCGCGCGTGAGCGACAAACAAGAATTGCGCACCATGCGTATTGCCGTTTTACTGTTTAGTATTGCTGTGTGTACTTACGCAATCGCATTAGAAGGCACGTCAATTTATGACATGGTGTCCAGCGCTTATCAGGTGACTTTGGTGGGTGCCTTTATTCCTTTAGTGTTTGGCCTGTATTGGAAGCGTGCAACTACCCAGGGTGCAATTTTTTCGATTACCCTGGGTTTGGTCGTTTGGATATTTTTCCTGATTACTCCTTATGGTGAAGAAATTCCGGGGCAATTGGCGGGCCTGATTGCGGCAGTGATTGGCATGCTGGCAGGCTCACTAATGAAACAGATAATTGCCAACACTCACGGTGTTCACCACAAGCTGGCCGGCGGAGCCTAA
- a CDS encoding uroporphyrinogen-III C-methyltransferase — MSDLNTSAQADEVQAATKTTLRPVRSRLGQWIMLVLLALVAGVSVFLWYQHQAIKKLNSELLEQTQAIEIKRKALEAKVAEDLAAQDKQVQGDVTELTQRLDSTTSKVLALTNMSHDDWKLAEVDFLLRMANQRILMEHEATNSLALAQSANSVLAEMQNADLFPARKKLTEEIEALKLASKVDREGIYLQLLAITQQIENIPLIEPLFEEDEEAIAAMEQGEEPTSTTLWQRVKNMGKHVWHKLSIYVRVRDQGRRVDAILPPEDQMYLKQNLRLMLEQAQIGLLREEQHVYQASLDKAQSWIRDYYPLNDQAQIVLNDLDQLKKNNVQQPLPDFSGSAALVKEYLRQKDRLAFSRHGGN; from the coding sequence GTGAGTGACCTGAATACTTCGGCACAGGCTGATGAAGTGCAAGCTGCAACCAAAACAACCCTAAGACCAGTGAGGTCGCGCTTGGGCCAATGGATTATGTTGGTGTTATTGGCATTGGTTGCGGGCGTATCAGTATTTTTATGGTATCAACATCAAGCTATAAAAAAATTGAATAGCGAGTTGCTTGAACAAACCCAGGCGATTGAAATTAAACGCAAAGCGCTTGAAGCAAAAGTTGCTGAAGATCTCGCTGCACAAGATAAGCAGGTGCAGGGCGATGTCACAGAATTAACCCAGCGTTTGGATAGCACAACGTCGAAAGTTTTGGCGCTCACTAATATGAGTCATGACGATTGGAAATTGGCAGAAGTTGATTTTCTGTTACGCATGGCTAACCAACGTATTTTGATGGAACACGAGGCCACTAATTCCTTGGCTTTGGCGCAATCTGCAAATAGTGTTTTGGCAGAAATGCAAAATGCCGATTTGTTTCCTGCCCGCAAAAAACTGACGGAAGAAATTGAAGCGCTAAAATTAGCGAGCAAAGTTGATCGCGAAGGCATCTATTTGCAATTGCTCGCTATTACCCAGCAAATTGAAAATATTCCCTTAATCGAACCTTTGTTTGAAGAAGACGAAGAAGCCATTGCGGCAATGGAGCAAGGTGAAGAGCCAACCTCTACCACCCTGTGGCAGCGTGTAAAAAATATGGGTAAGCATGTTTGGCATAAATTGAGTATTTATGTGCGCGTGCGCGACCAGGGCCGCCGTGTCGACGCAATTCTTCCACCCGAAGATCAAATGTATTTGAAACAAAATTTGCGTTTAATGTTAGAGCAAGCGCAAATCGGTTTGCTGCGCGAAGAACAACACGTTTATCAAGCGAGTTTGGACAAAGCCCAAAGCTGGATTCGCGATTACTATCCGTTAAATGATCAAGCGCAAATTGTGCTCAACGATTTGGATCAGTTAAAGAAAAATAATGTGCAGCAACCGCTACCAGATTTTTCGGGTTCAGCGGCGCTGGTAAAAGAATATTTGCGTCAGAAAGACCGTTTAGCTTTTAGTCGCCACGGAGGCAATTAA
- a CDS encoding ammonium transporter has translation MKKFVEISRKLLLVAGVVGLMVGAADVFAQDAASASSAAEVVAPAAEVAATPEAAAPAEAAAAPAAPEFNKGDIAWMLTSTLLVLFMVLPGLALFYGGMVRAKNVLSLSMQIFVTFCLISILWAVYGYSLAFTSGSPFIGGLDRLFLKGMLDAAGNLTAAATFSKGIYIPEYLYAAFQMTFAALTPCLIVGAFAERMKFSAVLIFMVLWFTFAYLPIAHMVWFWAGPDAYTTKEAADAATAGAGYIFQMGALDFAGGTVVHINAGIAGLVGCLLIGKRKGYGTQSLAPHNVPFTMIGAALLWVGWFGFNVGSNLEANAFAAQVFINTFLATAAAVLAWAFGEWAIRGKPTMLGAASGAVAGLVAITPACGWVGPMGSIVIGVIGGFVCMLAVLKLKAILGYDDSLDVFGVHCIGGILGALLTGVFNSPDLGGTGVYDYVAGTWGFSGIGTQVWIQAKAVLITIFWSGLVSLVAYKLVDVIVGLRVTEELETEGLDTAEHGERAYHS, from the coding sequence GTGAAGAAATTTGTCGAAATTAGCCGTAAGCTCCTGCTCGTCGCAGGCGTTGTGGGCTTAATGGTTGGTGCAGCCGATGTGTTTGCCCAAGATGCTGCTTCTGCAAGCAGTGCTGCTGAAGTTGTTGCCCCCGCTGCAGAAGTTGCAGCAACGCCAGAAGCTGCTGCTCCCGCGGAAGCCGCTGCGGCGCCAGCTGCACCGGAATTTAACAAAGGCGATATCGCCTGGATGCTGACCAGTACCTTGTTGGTATTGTTCATGGTGTTGCCAGGCTTGGCTCTCTTCTACGGCGGTATGGTGCGTGCTAAAAACGTACTGTCACTGTCTATGCAAATCTTTGTAACCTTCTGCCTTATCAGCATTTTGTGGGCAGTTTATGGTTACTCTCTGGCGTTCACGTCAGGCAGTCCGTTTATCGGCGGCCTCGATCGTCTCTTCCTAAAAGGGATGCTGGATGCGGCAGGCAATTTGACGGCTGCAGCAACGTTCAGCAAAGGAATTTATATTCCTGAATATTTGTATGCTGCGTTCCAAATGACCTTCGCTGCCTTGACTCCTTGCTTGATCGTAGGTGCTTTCGCTGAGCGTATGAAGTTCTCTGCAGTGCTGATTTTCATGGTGTTGTGGTTCACCTTCGCTTACTTGCCAATTGCGCACATGGTTTGGTTCTGGGCGGGTCCAGATGCTTACACCACTAAAGAAGCTGCTGACGCTGCAACTGCCGGTGCTGGTTACATCTTCCAAATGGGTGCCCTGGATTTCGCAGGCGGTACCGTAGTGCATATCAACGCCGGTATTGCTGGTTTGGTTGGTTGCTTGTTGATTGGTAAACGTAAGGGTTACGGTACTCAATCTTTGGCTCCGCACAATGTTCCGTTCACTATGATCGGCGCTGCTTTACTGTGGGTAGGTTGGTTCGGTTTCAACGTAGGTTCTAACCTTGAAGCTAACGCCTTTGCTGCTCAAGTGTTTATCAATACCTTCCTTGCTACCGCTGCGGCAGTATTGGCTTGGGCATTCGGTGAGTGGGCAATCCGTGGCAAACCAACCATGTTGGGTGCTGCTTCAGGTGCAGTTGCTGGTCTGGTTGCTATTACTCCTGCGTGCGGTTGGGTAGGCCCAATGGGTAGTATCGTAATTGGTGTGATTGGTGGTTTCGTATGTATGCTTGCGGTACTGAAACTCAAAGCAATCCTCGGTTATGACGACAGCCTTGACGTGTTTGGTGTTCACTGTATCGGCGGTATCTTGGGTGCATTGTTGACCGGTGTGTTCAACAGCCCTGATCTGGGTGGTACTGGTGTGTACGATTATGTTGCTGGTACTTGGGGCTTCTCTGGAATTGGCACGCAAGTGTGGATTCAAGCCAAAGCGGTTCTCATTACCATATTCTGGTCAGGCTTGGTTTCGCTTGTAGCTTACAAACTGGTTGATGTAATTGTTGGCCTGCGTGTAACTGAAGAGTTGGAAACCGAAGGTTTGGATACTGCTGAGCACGGTGAGCGTGCTTACCACTCTTAA
- a CDS encoding P-II family nitrogen regulator — MKLVTAVIKPFKLDAVREALSEIGVHGMTVTEVKGFGRQKGHSELYRGAEYVVDFLPKTKVEIAVAGSEVDRVVEAITKAANSSKIGDGKIFVSSLEQVVRIRTGETGDEAL; from the coding sequence ATGAAGTTAGTAACAGCAGTCATTAAGCCATTCAAGCTCGACGCAGTGCGTGAAGCATTGTCCGAAATTGGTGTACATGGGATGACGGTAACCGAAGTGAAGGGTTTCGGGCGCCAGAAAGGGCATTCTGAGCTTTACCGTGGTGCCGAATACGTGGTGGATTTTCTGCCTAAGACCAAAGTGGAAATCGCTGTGGCTGGATCAGAAGTTGATCGCGTGGTTGAGGCTATCACTAAAGCCGCCAATAGCAGCAAGATTGGCGACGGGAAGATCTTTGTATCGAGTCTGGAGCAAGTGGTGCGTATCCGCACTGGCGAGACTGGCGACGAAGCACTTTAA